The genomic DNA CTCTGGTGGCACTTTATACGACAATAATGGCAGAATTATCTGGGAAATAGAAGGTCCTGCAGAACCAACAGCACTTGCGGTCTCGGATGAAGGTTATGTAATTGCCGGACGAGTTGATTGGATGAATGGTCCTCCTACACGCGGAGGAGATTTTTATGTATACGATCCGCGGGGAGCACGAATTGCAACCATTGAGAATCCAGACAAAAGGAGACTGGCATCATTACTGGCCAACTTCTCAAAAGATGGAAATTATGCATTACTATGCTTCAGTCCTGAGGAGGCACAACCAGCAGTATTTGTGTTAATCTCAAAAGAGGGCAAGATCTTATGGAAAAAAGAGATAGCGTGCATCCATTCTCGCTGGGTAGGGGAAACTGATGTATTTCCAAAGAAGGGGGTGATAGGGTGTATTTATAAAGGTGGATTACAGCTTTTCTATGTAGACTGGAATGGTAATTTGAGATGGCTTGCTCCATTGACCGCCTCCGGTTATGCCTGTTGTCGGTTTGCTCAGGATGGTAAGAGAGTTTATGCTTCATCCTCTAAGGGTTATCTCTGGTGTTTTGATCTTAACACCGGCAGGACAATCTGGAGGCACAAGGAGCCCTGGAGTCCACCGGTAGAGGGTAAAAGGGGAGTTCCAGAAGCACCAGAATTTGTAGAGCTATACGAACTTGGTCAGAATATAGTAGTAAATGCTACTTATAAGGTATTGGTTTTTGACAGCAAGACGGGTAAACTGGTGGCGGAAACTGAGTATGGGAAGGATACGAGAATATTTTTATCTCCCCACAACGGTAGAATCTTCGTCGTTGATGTTAAGGGCAAAAGAGTCTTAGGTCTTGAGGTAAAGGAGGGATAAAATGGCAACCATCACTTTGTTGATTCTTTTCTCAACCTATCCCTGGCCGATAAGGCCATTTGGTAGTGCTCACCCGGTTAGTGCTACCCTAGGAGATGCCCGTGGCAGTGTGGCAGCACCAAGATTTCACTGGGGGATAGATATCCCGGCTGACAGTGGAACCAAAGTGTATTCGATAACCTCTACTGATTCGGCAATATGTGGTGGTGTTAGACCCAATACATACGTTAGGGTAGGAGATTATTGTTACATTCATATAGATACGCTTGTTTCCACCGGTGATTCTGTCCTCGGTATCCTGGACACCATCAACACCCCGCCCGATACCATCGGGAAGGTGCTTGACTATCCCAATGGTGACCATCTCCATTTTCAGGTGGGTCCTGCTGGTGGTCCCTATGAAAATCCCCTTTCCCATAATGGTGGGCCGGTGGGCTATGATGATACCGGCAATCCCACTGTCTCAATCGACTTCTGGCGTCAGGGGTCAGAAGGTGATACTGCCCAGCAGTTGGTTGGTGTTCTTGATGGCAAGGTTGACATCCGGGCCTGTTGTCAGGATACCCAGACCTCAGGCGGGGTGAACAATACATCCGGGGTTTATAAACTTGAGTGGAGTGTTAGGGATACCATTACCAGTGATACTGTTGGACCGATTCAAACGATCATATTCCC from candidate division WOR-3 bacterium includes the following:
- a CDS encoding M23 family metallopeptidase; translated protein: MATITLLILFSTYPWPIRPFGSAHPVSATLGDARGSVAAPRFHWGIDIPADSGTKVYSITSTDSAICGGVRPNTYVRVGDYCYIHIDTLVSTGDSVLGILDTINTPPDTIGKVLDYPNGDHLHFQVGPAGGPYENPLSHNGGPVGYDDTGNPTVSIDFWRQGSEGDTAQQLVGVLDGKVDIRACCQDTQTSGGVNNTSGVYKLEWSVRDTITSDTVGPIQTIIFPQVQPPNNGDPVLLVYDRHNYRTASPFYYWATNRIVNNQVEDRYWNTKQKLGQPDSVDADSIEDAKFPDGFFYVKVLAYDISDNADSESVLVHIDNFAPRVKQTYPSDWFAFVPTKQHKIWCCFSEAMDTTTLTAENIKIQSLKSDSFNYIITNINYIQADTLDTFTLYLEVDSFRYLNCC